In a genomic window of Pelecanus crispus isolate bPelCri1 chromosome 1, bPelCri1.pri, whole genome shotgun sequence:
- the LOC104024675 gene encoding interleukin-1 receptor type 1, with protein sequence MAGKREKFSCLSWWNVGNMTAKTLFSCNITTAFLSLIIAEKCEAYDVMLRQSLVPDGQPLAIKCSLEKSLKSGDYNLTWYKVGNQTAVPRDKLSRIHQQKNLIWFLPAVLEDSGDYECVIRNLTSCRKMCTKVTVFERIDGLCLNEKFAVEEVIFTLSSARVVCPHLDYFRNEKNIQPVRWYKDCRLLEGKRFAFSNSDLIIFNVTVHDQGNYTCETIYTYHGKQYNISRDISLTVEVSPPKKPPEISYPRNNSIEVELGSQVTVDCNTTGADGYEVFWTGNGVYIDVLYMSRIFATSYEEETSYDGRPMHSVKLIISEVNSEDYEQPFVCQASNAFGQVASYIILKHRVPDIRRSLTGGLVSLLILTFITLIIYKIFKIDLVLWYRNSVCAFASKEGEVVKKVLQEDIFLMSWHLWGWRLLPGGPRSCIQLTCWHIRPHDGKRDGKIYDAYVLYTKSSGGRSFYRLETFVHRILPDVLEQQCGYNLFILGRDDLLGEAVVSVADETLRQSRRLMIILGSETSSCCLLEDTSEQQLAMYNALIRDGIQVILIEMDEIQDYTNMPESVKYIKQKHGAIQWKGDFSEKSRSANTRFWKNVRYQMPPRKKISYSELLNNSLF encoded by the exons AGAAATGTGAAGCCTATGACGTGATGTTGAGGCAAAGTCTTGTGCCTGATGGGCAGCCTCTTGCTATTAAATGTTCACTGGAAAAGAGCTTGAAAAGTGGAGACTACAACTTAACATGGTATAAAGTTGGTAACCAGACAGCTGTACCTAGAGACAAACTTTCTAGAATTCATCAGCAGAAGAATTTAATTTGGTTTCTTCCTGCAGTGTTAGAAGATTCTGGAGATTATGAATGTGTCATAAg GAATTTGACAAGCTGCAGGAAAATGTGTACAAAAGTAACAGTTTTTGAAAGGATTGATGGTTTatgcttaaatgaaaaatttgctGTAGAGGAGGTGATATTCACATTATCATCTGCAAGGGTTGTGTGTCCACACTTggattatttcagaaatgagaagaaTATTCAGCCTGTTCGTTGGTATAAG GACTGCCGGCTGCTGGAAGGGAAAAGGTTTGCCTTCTCAAACAGTGATCTTATCATTTTCAATGTGACTGTACATGATCAAGGAAACTATACGTGTGAAACAATATATACCTACCATGGAAAACAATATAACATTTCACGCGACATCAGTCTGACTGTAGAAG TGAGCCCACCAAAAAAGCCCCCAGAAATATCTTATCCAAGAAACAACTCCATTGAAGTGGAACTTG GCTCACAGGTTACAGTGGATTGCAATACAACAGGTGCTGATGGGTATGAGGTGTTTTGGACAGGCAACGGTGTGTATATTGATGTATTGTATATGAGCAGAATTTTTGCAACTTCTTATGA GGAGGAAACTTCTTATGATGGACGCCCTATGCATTCTGTGAAGCTAATAATTTCGGAAGTGAATAGTGAAGATTATGAACAACCGTTTGTCTGTCAAGCTTCAAATGCCTTTGGGCAGGTTGCATCGTATATTATATTAAAACACAGAG TTCCTGATATACGAAGATCGCTGACTGGAGGGCTTGTCTCTTTgttaattttaacatttattacTTTAATAATCTACAAGATTTTCAAGATTGACTTGGTGCTTTGGTACCGTAATTCTGTCTGTGCCTTTGCAAGTAAGGAAG GAGAGGTGGTGAAGAAAGTCCTGCAAGAGGACATTTTCTTAATGTCTTGGCACCTCTGGGGTTGGAGGCTCCTTCCTGGAGGTCCCAGGTCCTGCATCCAGCTCACTTGCTGGCACATCCGTCCCCATGATGGGAAAAGAG aTGGGAAAATCTACGATGCATACGTCCTGTACACAAAAAGCAGTGGAGGCAGAAGCTTCTATCGTCTGGAAACCTTTGTTCATAGAATACTCCCTGATGTTTTAGAACAACAATGTGGATATAATCTCTTTATATTAGGAAGGGATGATTTACTGGGAGAAG CTGTGGTCAGTGTTGCTGATGAAACACTTAGGCAAAGCAGAAGACTGATGATTATTTTGGGATCAGAAACATCTAGTTGCTGCCTGTTAGAAGACACCTCTGAACAACAACTAGCTATGTATAATGCTCTCATCCGCGATGGGATTCAAGTGATTCTTATAGAAATGGATGAAATACAGGACTACACAAACATGCCAGAATCAGTCAAATACATTAAGCAAAAACATGGAGCTATCCAATGGAAAGGGGACTTCTCAGAGAAATCTCGTTCAGCAAATACAAGATTCTGGAAAAATGTGCGCTATCAAATGCCACCCAGGAAAAAGATATCTTATTCTGAA